The following proteins are encoded in a genomic region of Vulpes vulpes isolate BD-2025 chromosome X, VulVul3, whole genome shotgun sequence:
- the IRS4 gene encoding insulin receptor substrate 4 has translation MASCSCARDQATRRLSAAAAATAAALAVVATSPLLPSGTSTALIGTGSSCPGAMWLSTATGSRSDSESDEEDLPVGDEVCKRGYLRKQKHGHRRYFVLKLETADAPARLEYYENARKFRHSVRAAAAAAAAAASGAALPALIPPRRVITLYQCFSVSQRADARYRHLIALFTQDEYFAMVAENESEQESWYLLLSRLILESKRRRCGTPGAQPDGDPAALAAAAAAEPPFYKDVWQVIVKPRGLGHRKELSGVFRLCLTDEEVVFVRLNTEVASVVVQLLSIRRCGHSEQYFFLEIGRSTVIGPGELWMQVDDCVVAQNMHELFLEKMRALCADEYRARCRSYSISIGAHLLTLLSTRRHLDTLPREPGGWLRRSRFEQFCHLRAIGDGEDEMLLARRYMTPSEPVPPSRRGRLHLPRARRSRRAISVPASLFRRLPPSPVRVPHPAEVPNDRACLSPETSGSGNSGDEGSPQSQEGQEGNGGDYMPMNNWGSGNGRGSGGGQGASGQGSSSQSSGGNQCSGGGQGSGGGQDSSGGQGSGGQGTGGNQRSEAGQGTAGGHGSVGGQGAGGGHGSGDGQGPGDGHGSRRGKNSGGGKGSGGGKTSDGSGDRGKSLKKRSYFGKLTQSKQQQMPPPPPPPPPPAGATGGKGKSGGRFRLYFCADRGAQKDRKEAKEVKDKADSPEGAARGPLRARAFDEDEDDPYVPMRPGVAAPLASSSDYMPMAPQNFSASKRHSRSPFEDSRGYMMMFPRVSPPPAPSPQKEPDPEKEDESKDNDSESDYMFMAPGAGAIPKNPRNPQGGSSSKSWSSYFSLPNPFQGSPLGRNDHSEYVPMLPGKFLGNGLDKAASSNWGPKHAASKPPVEGSFSKPRDGGTRWKPSDNGSPKNKAKRPNRLSFITKGNKIKPKSQKPTRAQREADSSSVYVNIDFTKSGSNMPAPFIQGLPGSWGIIAGPRPSAFSHYVNVEFEVLFPHPAQNFSHLFRAIPGANPLFLEGARWPLVPLPPSATSGSASEEEGDYIEVIFNPAMTPAVPFGDSAIRYDAETGRIYVVDPFSECCMDISLSPSRCSEPPPVARLLQEEQQLERRRPQDRSQSFSPSARAAVSAFPTDSLERDLPASLASAAAAAAAASAAAPALALGRALAAASALAAAPGIGAGARGLEAAAGFDSASVRWFQPVAGSAAAAAAAAAAAAAAVRGAQAVAAGSNPRARHPSADLAGGENWATAAVPPPPPPPPPRRPVPSPPEQQVSDDDDDDDDDTYVRMDFARPDNKKSDSPRRE, from the coding sequence ATGGCGAGTTGCTCCTGCGCTCGCGACCAAGCGACCAGGAGGCTGAGCGCTGCAGCGGCGGCAACAGCGGCAGCTCTAGCTGTGGTGGCGACCAGCCCACTTCTTCCCTCGGGCACCTCGACCGCACTCATTGGGACCGGGTCGTCTTGTCCGGGAGCCATGTGGCTCTCCACGGCCACTGGCTCCCGGTCAGACTCGGAGTCCGACGAGGAGGACCTCCCCGTCGGGGACGAAGTCTGCAAACGCGGCTACCTGCGGAAGCAGAAGCATGGGCACAGGCGCTACTTCGTGCTCAAACTCGAGACCGCCGACGCCCCGGCTCGGCTGGAATACTACGAAAATGCCAGGAAGTTCCGGCACAGTGTCCGCGCCGCGGCCGCTGCGGCTGCGGCGGCCGCCTCTGGCGCCGCGCTCCCCGCGCTCATCCCGCCGCGACGCGTGATCACCCTGTATCAGTGCTTCTCCGTGAGCCAGCGAGCCGATGCCAGGTACCGCCACCTCATCGCCCTCTTCACCCAGGACGAGTACTTCGCCATGGTGGCCGAGAACGAGTCGGAGCAGGAGAGCTGGTACTTGCTGCTCAGCCGCCTCATCCTCGAGAGCAAGCGCCGCCGCTGCGGCACGCCCGGCGCGCAGCCGGATGGAGACCCGGCCGCGCTGGCGGCTGCAGCGGCGGCGGAGCCACCCTTCTACAAAGATGTGTGGCAGGTAATAGTCAAGCCCAGGGGGCTGGGGCACCGAAAAGAGCTGAGCGGCGTGTTCCGGCTTTGTCTTACCGACGAGGAGGTGGTGTTCGTGAGGCTGAATACCGAGGTGGCCAGCGTGGTCGTCCAGCTCCTGAGCATCCGTCGCTGCGGGCACTCAGAGCAGTATTTCTTCTTGGAGATCGGTAGGTCCACCGTCATTGGTCCCGGGGAGCTCTGGATGCAGGTCGATGACTGTGTGGTGGCCCAAAACATGCACGAGTTGTTTTTGGAGAAAATGAGAGCCCTGTGCGCGGACGAATACAGAGCCCGCTGCCGCAGCTACAGCATCAGCATCGGCGCCCACCTGTTAACCCTGCTGTCCACTAGGAGGCACCTGGACACGCTGCCGCGTGAGCCCGGTGGCTGGCTGAGAAGGTCCCGCTTTGAGCAGTTTTGCCACCTCAGGGCCATCGGGGACGGGGAAGACGAGATGCTCCTCGCCAGGCGCTACATGACACCCAGCGAACCTGTGCCCCCGTCCAGGCGAGGAAGACTGCACCTGCCCAGAGCGCGCCGCTCCAGGAGAGCGATTTCGGTTCCAGCCAGCCTTTTCCGCCGCCTCCCGCCCAGCCCGGTGCGTGTCCCGCATCCCGCCGAAGTCCCGAACGACAGAGCTTGCCTGTCTCCTGAAACTTCTGGCTCTGGCAACTCTGGGGATGAAGGCAGTCCTCAGAGCCAAGAGGGACAGGAAGGAAACGGAGGTGACTACATGCCCATGAACAATTGGGGCTCGGGAAATGGCCGGGGCTCCGGAGGTGGCCAGGGCGCAAGTGGCCAAGGCTCCAGTAGCCAGAGTTCAGGGGGAAACCAGTGctcaggtggggggcagggctctGGAGGTGGCCAGGACTCTAGCGGTGGCCAGGGCTCAGGGGGCCAGGGTACGGGAGGAAACCAACGTTCAGAAGCTGGCCAGGGCACTGCGGGTGGACACGGCTCTGTCGGCGgccagggagccggaggtggacACGGCTCAGGTGATGGGCAGGGACCGGGCGATGGCCACGGCTCCCGCCGTGGCAAGAACTCTGGAGGGGGCAAAGGCTCAGGAGGTGGGAAGACTTCCGATGGCAGTGGTGACCGTGGAAAATCTCTGAAGAAAAGATCCTACTTTGGCAAACTAACTCAAAGCAAGCAGCAGCAGatgccaccacctccacctcctccacccccaccagcgGGAGCAACTGGTGGTAAAGGGAAGTCTGGGGGAAGGTTCCGACTTTATTTTTGTGCCGACAGAGGAGCCCAGAAAGATCGCAAGGAGGCCAAAGAGGTCAAGGACAAGGCAGACAGCCCAGAAGGTGCAGCTCGGGGCCCCCTCAGAGCCAGGGCTTTTGATGAAGATGAGGATGACCCCTATGTGCCAATGAGGCCAGGGGTGGCTGCCCCTCTTGCAAGCTCCAGCGATTATATGCCAATGGCTCCCCAAAACTTCTCTGCTTCAAAACGCCACTCTCGATCACCTTTCGAAGATTCAAGGGGGTACATGATGATGTTTCCTAGGGTGAGCCCACCGCCAGCCCCAAGTCCCCAGAAAGAGCCAGATCCTGAGAAGGAGGATGAGTCAAAGGACAATGACAGTGAGAGTGACTATATGTTTATGGCTCCTGGAGCCGGTGCAATTCCAAAAAACCCCAGAAATCCTCAGGGCGGCTCTTCCTCTAAAAGCTGGAGCTCCTACTTCTCTCTGCCAAATCCTTTTCAGGGCTCCCCATTGGGACGGAATGACCACAGTGAGTATGTACCAATGTTACCTGGAAAATTCTTGGGAAATGGCCTGGACAAGGCAGCCTCGTCTAACTGGGGCCCCAAACATGCAGCTTCAAAGCCTCCAGTCGAGGGGTCATTCTCAAAGCCTAGGGATGGGGGGACACGCTGGAAGCCTTCAGATAATGGGTCCCCCAAGAACAAGGCCAAAAGACCCAACCGTCTCTCTtttattacaaaaggaaataaaatcaagccCAAATCACAGAAGCCCACACGTGCGCAGAGAGAAGCTGACAGCTCTAGTGTCTACGTCAACATTGACTTCACTAAAAGCGGGAGCAATATGCCAGCCCCCTTTATTCAAGGACTGCCCGGTTCATGGGGCATCATCGCTGGCCCCAGACCTTCAGCCTTTTCTCACTATGTGAACGTTGAGTTCGAAGTGCTATTTCCACACCCGGCACAAAACTTCTCGCATCTTTTCAGAGCTATTCCAGGTGCCAACCCCCTTTTCCTGGAAGGTGCTAGGTGGCCACTCGTGCCTCTTCCTCCCAGCGCCACAAGTGGCAGTGCCAGTGAGGAAGAGGGTGACTACATCGAAGTGATTTTCAACCCAGCAATGACACCGGCCGTGCCTTTCGGTGACAGCGCCATCCGCTATGACGCGGAAACAGGTCGAATCTATGTGGTTGACCCCTTTTCCGAGTGCTGTATGGacatttctctctcccccagccGCTGCTCGGAACCGCCACCTGTAGCCAGGCTGCTGCAGGAAGAACAACAGCTGGAGCGGAGGCGCCCGCAAGACCGTTCGCAGAGTTTCTCTCCGTCCGCCCGGGCGGCGGTCTCGGCTTTCCCCACCGACAGTCTCGAGAGAGACCTCCCCGCCTCCCtcgcctcggccgccgccgccgccgccgccgcctccgccgccgcgcCGGCCTTAGCTTTGGGCCGGGCGTTAGCCGCCGCCTCCGCCCTCGCCGCCGCCCCGGGCATCGGTGCAGGCGCCAGGGGCTTGGAGGCCGCTGCTGGGTTTGACTCCGCCTCCGTCCGCTGGTTCCAACCTGTTGCAggctcggccgccgccgccgccgccgccgccgccgccgcagccgccgcggTGCGGGGGGCCCAAGCCGTGGCCGCTGGCTCGAACCCGAGAGCCCGGCACCCATCTGCAGACTTGGCTGGAGGTGAGAACTGGGCCACAGCGGCCGTccccccgccgccgccaccaccgccGCCTCGCCGCCCGGTGCCGAGTCCCCCTGAGCAACAGGTTTctgacgacgacgacgacgacgacgacgacacCTACGTGAGAATGGACTTTGCCAGACCTGACAACAAGAAGTCTGACTCTCCCCGCAGAG